ATTCGTCATTGATCGTCTCACTGAAGCAATTCGTCTTCCAAAACGGGATGTTGGACCTGCTCCTGAAACAATTTCAGAAAGTGAAAGTATGATAGATGGTGTTGGAAAACAAGCTGACCGTATTATCACAATACTAAAAGTTTGGAAACTCTTAGAGAGAAATTTTTAATTCCGTTCCATTTATGGCACAATATCGCCATGAATGAAATACACTTTTACAATCGCCGCGCTAAACTCCTCGACCTTATGGAAGAGGGGATAGCAATCCTTACCTCTGCACCCATTCAAACCCGTTCCAACGATACTGAATACTCTTACCGTCAAAACAGCGATTTCTATTATCTTTGCGGATTTAATGAAGACAATGCCGTATTGGTACTGATCAAAACTCCCAATGCATCGAAAACGATCCTTTTTGTTGAAGCACATAATGCCGAGCACGCCTTATGGAACGGTGCGCGGTTAGGTATCGAGGGGGCACGCAAACGATTTAGTGTTGATGAAATACGCGATATAGCAGACTATACGAAGGATATAAAAGAGCTTTTACGTGAACATATCAACCTCTATATTGATCTCTATCATGATTCAGCACGTCTCAATGAAGCCAAATCAGCCGCACAATCGCTCCATAGCACGCGCGGTGTCAAACGCCATATCCGCTCCATACTCGATGTCACCTATCTGATCCGATCCCTGCGCCTTATCAAAACTTCCGAAGAGATCGATGCGATACGTCGCGCGGTTGAGATCACGGCGGAGGCACACCATGTAGCGATGCGCGTATGTCGATCTGGAATGAGAGAGTATCAGCTCCAAGCTTCGATGAGTTACGTGTTTTTGAATAGCGGAGCGAGCGCAGAAGCGTATGGTGCTATTGTCGCGGGTGGTAATAATGCCAACACTCTCCATTATGTCGATAACCGCGATGAGCTTCGTGAGGGTGATTTAGTCCTTATCGATGCGGCGTGCGAGTGGGAACTCTACGCGAGCGATATTACTCGCACGTTTCCCATCAACGGAAAATTCAGCGAAGCTCAGAGTGAAGTCTATAATGCCGTTTTGGATGTACAGCTCCGTGTGATCGATGCGATCAAACCGGGGGTCAAACGCGACTGGCTTCAAACCTATAGCGAAGAGCTGTTATGTGACGCATTGATCGCTTTGGGAATATTGAGTGGTAAACGAGAAGCGCTGATGGAAGCCAAAGAGCATAAAAAATACGCTCCGCACGGGATAGGGCACTGGATGGGTCTGGACGTACATGATCCGTGTCCGTATGTGGATGAGACGGGAGAGTCGTTAGCATTTGAGGCAGGGATGGTGATGACGATCGAACCTGGGCTGTACCTTCGCGCGGATGATGAGTCGGTTCCGGCACGGTATCGTGGCATCGGTATCCGCATCGAGGATAATATTCTCGTCACAGAAACAGGATACGAGAACCTATCTTCTATGATTGCGAAGAGTGTGGAGGAGATTGAAGCTGTATGTAATCAGTTATAGCTATAACTCCATCCGCTGAGACCGTCCTTCGCCTCTTTGAAACCTTCCGAATCCCCTAAAAAATCGATAATGTGGAGCAGTTTCCACGGGATGGTATTGGCTTCGGCATTGTCGATGATATGACGTGGCATTGGAGTCTCTTGAGTCGTTAGGGCAAAGGCGATTCGTTCACGGTTGCTTAAAACATGACTCGTTGCAGTGATGGTGTATTCACGACAAAATTTTTCTAAAATGAGCGGTTTTACCTCTTCGGGGATTACATCGGCCGTATTGAGGATGATCGTAAAATGGATCGGATGACCTTCCGCCATCATAGAGGGTCCCGCCATCATGATGAACTCTACCCCCTCCAAATGGCGTGCAATTTCGCTTTGAGATAGGTAGCTGTGAACTTTGAGTGGTTGCATCTCCTGCATTAGAGCTTTCCTTGGAGTATTTTAGTAATGAGAGTAGTCATTCCGATGTGGAGATTGTAGTTGGTGGTGGGAAAATCGACCATTTCGTTTTCGAGGTTAACGCTATAACTGCT
This genomic stretch from Sulfuricurvum sp. harbors:
- a CDS encoding aminopeptidase P N-terminal domain-containing protein, whose translation is MNEIHFYNRRAKLLDLMEEGIAILTSAPIQTRSNDTEYSYRQNSDFYYLCGFNEDNAVLVLIKTPNASKTILFVEAHNAEHALWNGARLGIEGARKRFSVDEIRDIADYTKDIKELLREHINLYIDLYHDSARLNEAKSAAQSLHSTRGVKRHIRSILDVTYLIRSLRLIKTSEEIDAIRRAVEITAEAHHVAMRVCRSGMREYQLQASMSYVFLNSGASAEAYGAIVAGGNNANTLHYVDNRDELREGDLVLIDAACEWELYASDITRTFPINGKFSEAQSEVYNAVLDVQLRVIDAIKPGVKRDWLQTYSEELLCDALIALGILSGKREALMEAKEHKKYAPHGIGHWMGLDVHDPCPYVDETGESLAFEAGMVMTIEPGLYLRADDESVPARYRGIGIRIEDNILVTETGYENLSSMIAKSVEEIEAVCNQL